The Candidatus Aegiribacteria sp. genomic sequence CCGTTTGAGTTGAAAATCATTGAGATAAGAAACAACAGAAAAAGTACAGCTATAAGGCTTATTCCAATAGTGGTAATATACCTGCTGTCGCTATTCCGGGAAGTTTGAAGGTCCTCTTCAGTGTGTGTCTGCGATTTTTGCAACGGAACTGCCTTTCAGTATATAATTACCGGAGCACCAACAGGAAGTGACCTGTAAAGAACTTCCAGATCACTACTTCCCATTCTTATGCATCCATGGCTGACGTTTCTTCCTCTGCCTACTCCATAATGGATGAGAATTCCCCCGCCGAGATCTATTTTGTACGAGCCCAGAGCTCCGGGAACCCTTTGAACAAATACTCTTTCTGTCGCTGTAAGCGAATCATGGTAATAGGTTATCTGTTCCTCCCAGGATATGGTGTCAGGTATAACGACGTATTCATCTGGTTCGGGAGGAATCATATTCATCTCTTCCCAGTACCAGTCAGGCCTGTACCAGTATGGATTCTCACCTTTTTTTACTACGTACCTGAGACCCCTGGGTGTGGTAAAATTCCATACCTGGCCATTTTCATTGCCTGTCCAGCCCTTTCCGGTTCCACAGTAGCCTGACCTGACCAGAACATCGTCCCCGTTGCCGATGTTTCTTCTGAGGTGAAATCTGTTCTGATAGGTATCGATCAGAAGGTAATACCCTATATAATTCTCTCTCAGCTCAATTTCCTGCATTCTCATCTGAAGGGAATCCAGTCTGTACGACATCAAGCCCAGAGAATCCTCCCTC encodes the following:
- a CDS encoding L,D-transpeptidase, whose product is MNSLRTAVIVLACVLLAGFIISLVSANTLSRRLKNLQMDYRFTGSELRALSAERDTLADINAFYRLREDSLGLMSYRLDSLQMRMQEIELRENYIGYYLLIDTYQNRFHLRRNIGNGDDVLVRSGYCGTGKGWTGNENGQVWNFTTPRGLRYVVKKGENPYWYRPDWYWEEMNMIPPEPDEYVVIPDTISWEEQITYYHDSLTATERVFVQRVPGALGSYKIDLGGGILIHYGVGRGRNVSHGCIRMGSSDLEVLYRSLPVGAPVIIY